The Vicia villosa cultivar HV-30 ecotype Madison, WI linkage group LG1, Vvil1.0, whole genome shotgun sequence genome includes a region encoding these proteins:
- the LOC131649857 gene encoding F-box protein At4g22390-like: protein MIKLKNNVIYNNPGDSFLPLYLSENELYYFRGERFEKKTKLDFPTSFNIQEFDIFGFSSVKGIFCLIETLYTQPQRVVLWNPTTEEFKIIPPSLRVPRLIESSPHDDEWPEFYVHGFGYDQVNNDYKVVRCVQIPLTHYLHIFWEIYILRNNCWSELKFKMPASYSDRQDLYVYTDETCH, encoded by the coding sequence ATGATCAAGCTCAAGAATAACGTAATATATAACAATCCTGGTGATTCATTTCTACCGTTATATTTATCCGAAAATGAGTTGTATTATTTTCGTGGAGAAAGATTCGAGAAGAAGACTAAATTAGATTTTCCAACTTCATTTAACATTCAAGAGTTTGATATATTTGGCTTTTCTAGTGTTAAAGGTATATTTTGTCTGATTGAAACTTTATATACACAGCCTCAAAGAGTTGTATTGTGGAACCCAACCACCGAAGAATTCAAGATCATTCCTCCCAGCTTGCGTGTGCCACGTCTCATTGAGTCTTCTCCCCATGATGATGAATGGCCAGAGTTTTATGTTCATGGATTTGGTTATGACCAAGTTAACAATGACTATAAGGTGGTTCGTTGTGTACAAATTCCTCTAACTCATTATCTACACATCTTTTGGGAGATATATATCTTAAGAAATAATTGTTGGAGTGAACTTAAATTTAAGATGCCTGCTTCTTATTCGGATCGTCAGGATCTCTATGTGTACACCGACGAAACATGTCATTAG
- the LOC131643637 gene encoding sterol 3-beta-glucosyltransferase UGT80B1 produces MGCNGVEHLCKQVLEEKKGFREMNDDELVTVRGEVMSQQVDDDSVSSKMAEDLKTNLRYQSTSLPRLGLEHCITAPSGTERNSLIAEDEIMISRSMTEKRALRRHDLILDRLSEHEKEKLIANLVKIQKDGTVEVDLERSASVASELLEFQSYEESTMSGSFISSDLKKSVPRLQIVILVVGTRGDVQPFVAIAKRLQEYGHRVRLATHANFKTFVRSAGVNFHPLGGDPRVLAGYMARNKGLIPSGTTEISIQRKQLKAIIDSLLPACTAPDSETGIPFTAQAIIANPPAYGHVHVAEALGVPIHIFFTMPWTPTYAFPHPLARVPRGAGYWLSYIVVDLLIWWGMRGIINDFRKRTLKLPPIAYFSMYRGSISHLPTAYMWSPHLVPKPNDWGSLVDVVGYCFLNLGSKYQPREDFVQWIKKGPPPLYFGFGSMPLEDPKLTTDVILEALKETEQRGIIDRGWGNLGNLAEISDDVFLLEECPHDWLFPQCSAVVHHGGAGTTATGLKAGCPTTIVPFFGDQFFWGDRIHQKELGPEPIPIYELNVENLSNAIKFMLQPEVKSRAMEVAKLIENEDGVAAAVDAFHRQLPDELPLPAPSPVEEDKLSHIEWLFDQLAKWYCVPCGVV; encoded by the exons ATGGGTTGTAATGGGGTTGAGCATTTGTGCAAACAAGTGTTAGAAGAGAAAAAGGGTTTCagagaaatgaatgatgatgagtTGGTTACTGTGAGAGGGGAAGTTATGTCTCAACAAGTTGATGATGATTCTGTTTCTTCTAAGATGGCAGAGGATTTGAAGACAAATTTAAGATACCAATCTACTTCTTTGCCACGCTTAG GTTTGGAACATTGCATCACAGCACCTAGTGGAACTGAGAGAAATTCACTAATAGCTGAAGATGAGATTATGATTTCTAGGTCAATGACAGAAAAGAGAGCGCTTCGAAGGCATGACCTAATATTGGACAGACTGTCGGAGCATGAGAAG GAAAAACTGATTGCTAACCTAGTGAAGATACAAAAAGATGGGACTGTTGAAGTTGATTTAGAAAGGAGTGCTAGTGTTGCTTCAGAGTTGTTAGAGTTTCAATCTTATGAAGAATCGACAATGAGCGGAAGTTTTATTAGTTCTGATTTAAAAAAATCAGTTCCGCGGTTACAAATTGTCATACTTGTGGTTGGAACTAGAGGAGATGTACAACCTTTTGTGGCCATTGCAAAGAGACTTCAG GAGTATGGTCATCGTGTTAGGCTAGCAACTCATGCTAATTTCAAGACATTTGTAAGATCCGCTGGTGTAAATTTCCACCCTCTCGGTGGTGATCCTCGGGTATTGGCCGGAT ATATGGCAAGGAATAAAGGTTTGATCCCTTCTGGTACGACTGAAATATCTATCCAAAGAAAGCAGCTGAAGGCCATAATTGATTCGCTTCTTCCAGCTTGCACAGCACCTGATTCAGAAACTGGCATTCCCTTCACAGCTCAGGCTATTATTGCCAACCCTCCCGCATATG GGCATGTACATGTTGCTGAAGCCCTTGGGGTGCCTATTCACATCTTCTTCACAATGCCATGGAC TCCAACCTATGCGTTTCCCCACCCTTTGGCACGTGTTCCTCGAGGCGCTGGTTATTGG CTGTCTTATATAGTTGTGGATCTACTGATATGGTGGGGAATGCGAGGAATTATCAATGACTTCAGGAAAAGAACGTTGAAGCTTCCTCCTATTGCATACTTCAGCATGTATCGAGGATCAATATCTCATTTACCAACTGCCTATATGTGGAGTCCTCATCTTGTTCCGAAACCAAATG ACTGGGGCTCTTTAGTTGATGTTGTTGGTTACTGTTTCTTGAACCTTGGGTCAAAGTATCAACCACGGGAAGATTTTGTCCAATGGATTAAAAAAGGACCACCTCCTTTATATTTTGGATTTGGGAGCATG CCTCTTGAAGATCCTAAACTAACAACAGATGTTATATTGGAGGCACTAAAAGAGACAGAACAACGGGGAATTATTGACCGAGGTTGGGGTAATCTAGGAAATT TGGCCGAAATTTCTGACGACGTTTTCCTTCTCGAGGAATGCCCTCATGATTGGCTGTTTCCTCAATGCTCTGCTGTG GTGCATCACGGTGGAGCCGGAACCACCGCTACAGGATTAAAAGCCGGG TGTCCAACAACCATAGTTCCATTCTTTGGAGATCAATTCTTTTGGGGCGATAGAATACATCAGAAAGAGTTGGGACCAGAACCAATTCCAATATATGAACTCAATGTTGAGAATTTATCAAATGCTATAAAATTCATGCTCCAGCCAGAG GTGAAATCTCGGGCGATGGAAGTTGCTAAGTTGATAGAGAATGAAGACGGCGTTGCTGCTGCAGTTGACGCGTTTCATCGCCAGCTGCCCGATGAGCTACCACTGCCAGCTCCTTCTCCTGTTGAGGAGGACAAGTTAAGTCATATTGAGTGGCTTTTTGACCAACTTGCAAAGTGGTATTGTGTTCCTTGTGGTGTTGTgtag
- the LOC131643638 gene encoding elongation factor 1-alpha-like, whose translation MGKEKVHINIVVIGHVDSGKSTTTGHLIYKLGGIDKRVIERFEKEAAEMNKRSFKYAWVLDKLKAERERGITIDIALWKFETTKYYCTVIDAPGHRDFIKNMITGTSQADCAVLIIDSTTGGFEAGISKDGQTREHALLAFTLGVKQMICCCNKMDATTPKYSKARYDEIVKEVSSYLKKVGYNPDKVPFVPISGFEGDNMIERSTNLDWYKGPTLLEALDNINEPKRPSDKPLRLPLQDVYKIGGIGTVPVGRVETGVIKPGMVVTFAPTGLSTEVKSVEMHHEALTEALPGDNVGFNVKNVAVKDLKRGYVASNSKDDPAKESANFTSQVIIMNHPGQIGNGYAPVLDCHTSHIAVKFAELLTKIDRRSGKEIEKEPKFLKNGDAGIIKMIPTKPMVVETFSEYPPLGRFAVRDMRQTVAVGVIKAVEKKDPSGGGPKTKSALKKK comes from the exons ATGGGTAAGGAAAAGGTTCATATCAACATCGTGGTCATTGGCCATGTCGATTCTGGGAAATCAACCACCACTGGTCACTTGATCTACAAGCTTGGAGGTATTGACAAGCGTGTGATTGAGAGGTTTGAGAAAGAAGCTGCTGAGATGAACAAGCGTTCATTCAAGTATGCTTGGGTTCTTGACAAGCTCAAGGCTGAGCGTGAAAGAGGTATCACTATTGATATTGCTCTGTGGAAGTTTGAGACAACTAAGTACTACTGCACTGTCATTGATGCACCCGGACATAGGGATTTCATCAAGAACATGATTACTGGTACTTCCCAGGCTGATTGTGCTGTTCTTATCATTGATTCCACTACTGGTGGTTTTGAGGCTGGTATTTCAAAGGACGGACAGACCCGTGAACATGCTCTCCTTGCTTTCACTCTTGGTGTGAAGCAAATGATCTGCTGCTGCAACAAG ATGGACGCCACTACTCCCAAGTACTCAAAGGCTAGGTATGATGAAATCGTGAAGGAGGTTTCTTCATATTTGAAGAAAGTTGGCTATAATCCTGACAAGGTTCCATTTGTTCCCATCTCTGGTTTTGAGGGAGATAACATGATTGAGCGCTCTACAAATCTTGACTGGTACAAGGGTCCAACCCTTCTTGAGGCCCTTGACAATATCAATGAGCCTAAGAGGCCATCAGACAAGCCCCTCCGATTACCACTTCAGGATGTCTACAAGATTGGAGGAATTGGGACTGTGCCTGTGGGACGTGTTGAGACTGGTGTCATTAAACCTGGAATGGTGGTGACTTTTGCTCCTACTGGACTGTCAACTGAAGTCAAGTCTGTGGAGATGCACCATGAAGCACTCACTGAGGCCCTGCCTGGTGACAATGTTGGGTTTAATGTTAAGAATGTTGCTGTTAAGGATCTTAAGCGTGGTTATGTTGCCTCAAACTCCAAGGATGACCCAGCCAAGGAGTCTGCCAACTTTACATCTCAAGTGATCATCATGAATCACCCTGGTCAGATTGGGAATGGCTATGCCCCTGTTCTTGATTGCCATACCTCCCACATTGCTGTAAAGTTTGCTGAGCTTCTTACCAAGATTGACAGGCGTTCGGGTAAAGAGATTGAAAAGGAGCCCAAATTCCTGAAGAATGGTGATGCTGGTATCATTAAGATGATTCCCACCAAACCCATGGTTGTTGAGACCTTCTCTGAATATCCTCCACTTGGCCGTTTTGCGGTGAGAGACATGCGTCAAACTGTGGCTGTTGGAGTCATCAAGGCTGTGGAGAAGAAGGATCCTAGTGGAGGAGGCCCCAAGACTAAGTCCGCATTGAAGAAGAAGTGA